One segment of Gemmatimonadaceae bacterium DNA contains the following:
- the mreD gene encoding rod shape-determining protein MreD produces the protein MNWTGAVRTILVCLILIVLHYTLRPLLAWRASVDFMIVALLIGSVRLRPGAAAVYGFILGLLADSLAVSGFGAAALAMAVVGFSASWLKAVFFADNLALNGFFLFLAKWVFDLIYLLVGHRAQGTELVMQIFVWSPLSAAVTAVAGVIALSLLKPLMEARTA, from the coding sequence CGGACGATTCTCGTCTGCCTCATTCTGATCGTTCTGCACTACACGTTGCGTCCGCTGCTCGCCTGGCGGGCGTCGGTCGATTTCATGATCGTCGCACTGCTGATTGGCTCGGTTCGCTTGCGCCCCGGCGCGGCAGCAGTGTACGGATTCATTCTGGGCCTGCTCGCCGATTCGCTGGCGGTGTCGGGCTTCGGCGCCGCCGCGCTGGCGATGGCCGTCGTCGGATTCTCGGCGTCGTGGCTCAAGGCGGTGTTCTTCGCTGACAACCTGGCGCTCAACGGATTCTTTCTGTTCCTCGCCAAGTGGGTGTTCGACTTGATCTACCTGCTCGTGGGGCACCGGGCTCAAGGTACCGAGCTCGTGATGCAGATCTTCGTCTGGTCGCCGCTCTCGGCAGCGGTGACAGCGGTGGCCGGCGTGATCGCGTTGTCGCTCTTGAAACCGCTGATGGAAGCGCGAACGGCCTGA